The genomic interval CGTATTGAGGCGCATCTCTTGGATTTTGATCGAGATATTTATGGGCGACACGTAATCCTTGAGCTTGTTGAACGGCTGCGCGGCGAACAAAAATTCCCTAATCTAGAGGGGTTGATCGCCCAGATCAGCGCCGATGCGGCTGAGGGACGGCGTATCTTGAAGGAAGGGTGAGCAAATGACTCTTGAATCCATCGGAAAAATCCTCCTCATTGGCGGCGGGGTGGCGTTGGCGTTGGGGGTGGTGTTTCTCCTTCTGGCGCGGATCCCAATCCTGAATCAGTTGTTCAACCTCCCGGGCGATCTTCGCATCCAAACGGAAAACGTCTCTTGCTTTGTCCCCATCGTTAGCATGATTGTGATCAGCGTTGTGGGGACGATCCTGATCAACGTCATTTTGCGCCTGATCAACCGCGAATGACCCACCTACCTATCGATCCAGCGCCTGACCCGCGTTTGGACGAGTACGATTTTTACCTTCCCCCCGAACAGATCGCCCAGAGCGCGGTTGAGCCGCGTGATTCCTCGCGGCTGTTGGTGATTCATCGTACAGGGGACGGGAATGTCCCGCTTGAACAGCGCACCTTCCGCGATCTGCCCGACTACCTGCGCCCCGGCGATTGTCTCGTCCTGAATGAAACCCGGGTGATTCCGGCGCGGCTGCACGGGCAGAAAGCCGATACAGGTGGGGCGGTGGAATTGCTGCTCCTGCGGCGCTTAGACGCCACCCGCTGGCGGGCAATGGTCGGCGGCAAGCGGCTGACCGTCGGCGTCCGCCTCACGATTCGCGGCGCCCCCCTCACAGCGACCATCACCGAAGTGGGTGAGGATGCCCTGCGCGTCGTCGCTTTTAGCGAACCGCTTGAGCCATACCTGAGCGCCATTGGTGAAGCGCCGCTGCCTCCCTACATTCGGACGCCGATCCTCAACCCAGAACGTTACCAAACCGTCTTCGCCCGCGAGTCCGGCTCTGCCGCCGCGCCCACCGCCGGACTGCACTTCACCCCCGAACTGCTGGCGCGAATCGAAGCGAGTGGGGTGGGCATTGTGCGCTGCCTGTTGCACGTTGGCTTGGGGACGTTTCTGCCCGTCACCGAGGAACAGATCAGCGCCCGAAGACTGCATCAGGAATATGCCGAGCTATCCCCCACCGCCGCCGCTCAGATCAATGCGACGCGCCGCGCCGGAGGGCGGGTTGTGGCGGTGGGGACAACGACCACACGCACTCTTGAATCGGCGGCGCTGAGGGCAATAGGCATGACCGATACATCGGGCGCTGTCGTCTACAATGCGGCAGCAAAGGCAGCACCGGAGGGCGAGACGGTAATCCCTTTTCAGGGCGAGACGGCGCTGTTCATCGTCCCAGGCTTTCGCTTTCGGGCGGTGGATGCGCTGGTGACGAATTTCCACCTTCCGAAATCCTCGCTGCTCATGCTTGTCAGCGCCTTTGCCGGACGGGAGACGATCCGCCATGCCTACGAAACGGCGATCCGCGAGGGCTATCGTTTCTACAGCCTCGGTGATGCCTGTTTGATCCTGTGAAGGGCTGCTCGGAGTCAATGGAATGCCCAGTTCACCAATCGCCCACCGCTTTTACCGCCTTCTTCGCCCGATCCTCGTTCGGTTGGGTGTGGTGAGCCTTGCCCGTTGGCTAATCGGCGGCGAGATGCGGCGGGCGGTGGCGGTTCGTTTGGGGCTGGCGGGCTTTCAACCGGAAGAAATCCCCGCCCCTCAGCGGGGAGGCGGGGACGTTCGCGCCGCTCACCCTGAGTTGCTGGAAGGTATCGTCCTTGCCGCTGATCTTCAGGCGGAATCGGGCTTGGGCGAGTTGAATCGCGGCTATGGGCGGGCGCTGCTGAGTGCAAACATCCCCCTTCAACATCACCCGCTCACCTATAACCTCCCCCGCCGTGAGCCGCTCTCGCCGGAATTGGCAGCCATCCCCAGCGCCCCCCGAAAACCCCCCAAAATCATGCTCATGGCTTCCCCGCCCGCCCAGATTATCGAGACGCTGCGGGGGCTTCCGCCTGCCCTCCGGCGTGCGCCATACCGTCTTGCGCTGTGGGCGTGGGAGCGCGATTCCTTTCCGGCGGCGTGGAGGGCGCTCTGTGCGGT from Anaerolineales bacterium carries:
- a CDS encoding DUF2905 domain-containing protein codes for the protein MGKILLIGGGVALALGVVFLLLARIPILNQLFNLPGDLRIQTENVSCFVPIVSMIVISVVGTILINVILRLINRE
- the queA gene encoding tRNA preQ1(34) S-adenosylmethionine ribosyltransferase-isomerase QueA; the protein is MTHLPIDPAPDPRLDEYDFYLPPEQIAQSAVEPRDSSRLLVIHRTGDGNVPLEQRTFRDLPDYLRPGDCLVLNETRVIPARLHGQKADTGGAVELLLLRRLDATRWRAMVGGKRLTVGVRLTIRGAPLTATITEVGEDALRVVAFSEPLEPYLSAIGEAPLPPYIRTPILNPERYQTVFARESGSAAAPTAGLHFTPELLARIEASGVGIVRCLLHVGLGTFLPVTEEQISARRLHQEYAELSPTAAAQINATRRAGGRVVAVGTTTTRTLESAALRAIGMTDTSGAVVYNAAAKAAPEGETVIPFQGETALFIVPGFRFRAVDALVTNFHLPKSSLLMLVSAFAGRETIRHAYETAIREGYRFYSLGDACLIL